The stretch of DNA TGCGCTCATTATGCACCCTGGGCCCATCAACCGCGACCTCGAACTCGCCACCGACGTCGCCGACGGACCGCGCAGCGTTATACTGGAGCAAGTGAGCAACGGCGTGGCCGTCCGCATGGCGGTGATGCATCTGCTGGTGAACAGCGGGTAGTTCATGTTCTACCGGCGTTCCGTTCAGCTTTTTGACGCCGACTCGCGAGTCGAGTCGGCTAAAGTTAGTGATAATGCGCTGATAATGATTGCGACGGTAGTTCACCGTCTTGCGCTTGCGTTCGTCATCATTCGCCTGTGCGCAGCGATGATGAAGCCTCTTCGAAGGACGGCGCATCTTGCCATCGAAGACATGCGCACAGAGGACTTTCTTCGTCACCATTACTCAATGGTGGTCGTGGGTTGGCGTTGGTGGGGAACATTGGAGGCCGTCATCCTCGCCGCGATATTGACGTACGTAGGACGCAAGACAAGGTCGGCGGGATCGTCCGTGATACTATTTGTTGCGTGCGCGATATGGGGCTGGTACTGGATGGCGGCTTTCACGTTCCGTTGACGAACACCCGCCCGGCACGGAGGCCGGGCGCTACAGAAGGCAGATCATGAGTCTGGTCATTAAGAACGGTCATTTGATCGAACCCACGGCGAAGATTTCCGAGCCGATGGACATCCGCATCGAGGGGAAGTTCGTCGAGAAGTTCGGCAAGAATCTCTCCGGCGATGAAGTCATCGACGCGACGGGCTGCGTGGTGTGTCCCGGACTCGTAGACATTCACGTGCATTTCCGCGAGCCGGGATTTGAGTCGAAGGAGACGATCGAGACGGGTAGCCGCGCCGCGGCGCGCGGCGGGTTTACGTCGGTCGTGACGATGGCAAACACGCGGCCCGTGATCGACAACGCGGGCATGGTCGAGTTTGTAAACCGGCGCGCTCGGGAAACGTCGCTGATCAAGATCTATCCGGCGGCGACGGCGACGAAGGGCATGGAAGGTCTCGAAATGACCGAGATGGCCGAGTTGAAGGCCGTTGGCGCGGTAGCGGTAACGGACGACGGCAAGGACATCCCGAGCAGTTGGGTGATGCGGCGCGTACTCGAGTACGCGAACATGGTCGGGCTGACGTATCTCGCGCACTGCGAGGACGAGTCGCTGATGGAAGGCGGCGCGATGAACGAGGGCTACAACGCGACCCGCCTTGGCATTCCCGGGTTACCAAAAGCAATGGAAGAAATCCGAATCGATCGCAACATCCGGCTCGCGGCGTTGACCGGCGCCAAGATTCACATTCAACACGTCACTACCGCGGGCGGCGTCGAGATTGTGCGCCAGGCAAAAGCGAAAGGCATTCGCGTGACGTGCGAGAGTGCGCCGCATTATTGGACCTTGACGGACGACGCAGTCGTCGGGTTTGGCACGAACGCAAAGATGAACCCGCCGTTGCGCGAGGCGGAAGACGTTGCAGCGATCAAGGCGGGCATCGCCGACGGTACGATCGATTGCATCGCGACGGACCACGCGCCGCACACGCCGACGGAGAAAGATGTCGAGTTTCAGTTGGCGCCGTTCGGAATCGTCGGACTCGAGACCTCGCTTGCCCTCACCATTACCGGCCTCGTCGATACCGGCGTCATTACGCTCGAGCGCGCGATCGAACTGATGACCAGCGCGCCGGCGCGCATCCTCGATTTGAAATACATGCAGTTCGAAGCCGGCGTCCTGTGCGAAGGCAACTACGCGGACATCTGCATCTTCGATCCAAGGGCCGAGTGGACCGTCGATCCGAACGAGTTCCACTCGCTCAGCCGCAACACACCCTTCACGGGAATGACGCTTCGCGGGCTTGTCAAGAAAACCATCTGGCGCGGCAACGTCGTGTACAGCGCGTAGCCTTGTTTGAATCGTGTCCCCGCGTGATTTCTTACTGAATCGTAAACTCCGTGTAACCTGCCGCTAATACTTCCTCCCCAGACTGTTTCGACAGTCGTTTTCGCATCTTGCATCACAGCTTGGGGAGTCGCCGAATGCCCATCACCCGCCGTCGTTTTCTCGCAACCGCCGCCGCCGTGACCGCAGGGTTTTCCGGATTGCGCGCCTTCGTTTACGGAGCGGTGGAATCCGCGCCTGATCCTGCGATGCTCGCAGCAGGTTTCGGTCCGCTCATCCCAGATTCGGCAGGACTTTTCGATTTGCCGAAGGGCTTCGTGTACACCATTGTTTCGCGCGCGGGCGACAAGATGGATGACGGGTTTGTAGTCCCGTCGGAAGCGGACGGTATGGCGGCTTTCGCGGGGCCCGATGGAAAGACGATTGTGGTGCGCAATCACGAGTTAAGCCCCGACAAACCGGAATGGGGCCCCTACGGCGCGGCGAACGAACTGTTCGAAAAAATCGACCGGGCAATGCTCTACGACGCGGGCCGCGGCAAGGCTCCCTGCCTTGGCGGAACGACGACGTTTGTCTACGACACCAAAACGCAAAAGCTCGGACGCCAGTATCTGAGCCTCGCGGGAACGGGCCGCAATTGCGCCGGCGGTCCCACGCCATGGAACACGTGGATCACGTGCGAGGAAACGGTGCAACGCGCGGACGACAGCTTCGAGAAAGATCACGGATACAACTTTGAAGTGCCGGCCAGCGCTTCAATTCGGCTTGCCGAACCGCACCCAATCGTCGAGATGGGCCGCTTTAATCACGAAGCCATCGCCGTCGACCCGAAAAGCGGGATCGTGTACGAAACGGAAGACCGCGAAGATGGACTTATCTACCGCTACACTCCGAATACGCCCGGCGATCTGCACAAGGGCGGCAAACTCCAGGCGCTTGTCGTATGCGACAAAGCGAGTCTCGATACGCGTAACTGGGGATACGGCAGCGCGATGGTGCCGCTTGGCGAGAAGCTCGGCGTGAAGTGGATCGACATGGAAGACGTCCAGTCGCCGAACGACGACCTGCGCGCCCGCGGGTTCGACAGTGGCGCGGCCCGGTTCGCGCGCGGCGAGGGCATGTGGTACGGACGCGACGCCGTCTATTTCGCCTGCACCAACGGCGGCAAGGCCCAGCGCGGCCAAATCTGGCGTTATACGCCCAGCCCCGTAGAAGGCACGGCGGGCGAAGAAAAGCAACGGGGGA from Candidatus Hydrogenedentota bacterium encodes:
- a CDS encoding dihydroorotase; this encodes MSLVIKNGHLIEPTAKISEPMDIRIEGKFVEKFGKNLSGDEVIDATGCVVCPGLVDIHVHFREPGFESKETIETGSRAAARGGFTSVVTMANTRPVIDNAGMVEFVNRRARETSLIKIYPAATATKGMEGLEMTEMAELKAVGAVAVTDDGKDIPSSWVMRRVLEYANMVGLTYLAHCEDESLMEGGAMNEGYNATRLGIPGLPKAMEEIRIDRNIRLAALTGAKIHIQHVTTAGGVEIVRQAKAKGIRVTCESAPHYWTLTDDAVVGFGTNAKMNPPLREAEDVAAIKAGIADGTIDCIATDHAPHTPTEKDVEFQLAPFGIVGLETSLALTITGLVDTGVITLERAIELMTSAPARILDLKYMQFEAGVLCEGNYADICIFDPRAEWTVDPNEFHSLSRNTPFTGMTLRGLVKKTIWRGNVVYSA
- a CDS encoding DUF839 domain-containing protein: MPITRRRFLATAAAVTAGFSGLRAFVYGAVESAPDPAMLAAGFGPLIPDSAGLFDLPKGFVYTIVSRAGDKMDDGFVVPSEADGMAAFAGPDGKTIVVRNHELSPDKPEWGPYGAANELFEKIDRAMLYDAGRGKAPCLGGTTTFVYDTKTQKLGRQYLSLAGTGRNCAGGPTPWNTWITCEETVQRADDSFEKDHGYNFEVPASASIRLAEPHPIVEMGRFNHEAIAVDPKSGIVYETEDREDGLIYRYTPNTPGDLHKGGKLQALVVCDKASLDTRNWGYGSAMVPLGEKLGVKWIDMEDVQSPNDDLRARGFDSGAARFARGEGMWYGRDAVYFACTNGGKAQRGQIWRYTPSPVEGTAGEEKQRGTLELFVEPNNSALVDNADNLTVAPWGDLIVAEDGKNEQYLVGVTPEGKLYHLGKNAKSSSELAGVTFSPDGSTLFFNIQHEGLTLAITGPWHGPA